The following proteins are co-located in the Candidatus Poribacteria bacterium genome:
- the eda gene encoding bifunctional 4-hydroxy-2-oxoglutarate aldolase/2-dehydro-3-deoxy-phosphogluconate aldolase produces MTKLEQMQRVESCGVVAIIRANSSAELIEVAAAIKAGGVDLIEVTMTTPNALSVISDVAAQYGDEVLVGVGSVLDAETARAAMLAGAEFVVSPVTKPDVIEICNRYSKIVMPGAFTPTEILAAWEAGADYVKVFPSSGVGPSYIKDVKAPLPHIPMIPTGGVSVENAGEFIKAGSAALGVGSALVNNQVIADGRFDLLTENAKKLVEAVQIAKVDQ; encoded by the coding sequence ATGACTAAACTGGAACAGATGCAACGGGTCGAATCCTGTGGGGTTGTCGCGATCATTCGTGCGAACAGTTCCGCTGAATTGATTGAGGTTGCAGCAGCGATCAAAGCGGGTGGTGTCGACCTAATTGAAGTAACGATGACAACCCCGAATGCGCTGAGCGTTATCAGCGATGTCGCCGCACAATACGGCGATGAAGTGCTAGTAGGCGTTGGGTCGGTACTCGATGCCGAAACCGCACGGGCAGCGATGCTGGCGGGTGCGGAGTTTGTTGTCAGCCCGGTGACAAAGCCAGATGTTATCGAAATCTGCAACCGATATAGTAAAATTGTGATGCCGGGGGCATTTACGCCGACGGAGATCTTGGCTGCATGGGAAGCCGGGGCGGACTATGTCAAAGTTTTCCCATCGAGCGGCGTGGGACCAAGCTACATCAAAGATGTGAAGGCACCGTTGCCGCATATCCCAATGATTCCTACTGGCGGTGTGAGTGTTGAGAATGCCGGCGAATTCATCAAAGCAGGTTCAGCCGCGCTTGGCGTGGGCAGCGCACTGGTCAACAATCAGGTGATTGCCGATGGACGGTTCGATCTCCTGACAGAGAACGCGAAAAAATTGGTAGAAGCCGTACAAATCGCCAAAGTGGATCAATGA
- a CDS encoding SDR family oxidoreductase translates to MLKDKVAIITGASRGIGRATVLAFARAGAKVVLAARTQHDLETVANLVSAEGGEALVVPTDVIQAEAVETLVKRTLEAYGQIDILVNNAGIGVFETVADSDPEVWTQVVASNLKSTYLCSKHVLPAMLARQSGLIINVLSIAAKVAFPASSAYCAAKAGALAFTKVLAEEVRSENIRVTAVSPGSVDTPFWKEINGHPDLNLMLKPEHVAETILFVATQPAGIVTDEIVVTPPLGIL, encoded by the coding sequence ATGCTGAAGGACAAAGTTGCAATCATAACAGGAGCATCGCGAGGCATCGGTCGTGCAACCGTTTTGGCGTTTGCGCGGGCGGGGGCGAAAGTTGTCCTTGCAGCACGGACACAGCATGACCTCGAAACAGTGGCCAATCTCGTCAGCGCAGAGGGTGGAGAAGCCCTCGTTGTACCGACGGATGTAATACAAGCGGAAGCGGTAGAAACTTTGGTCAAGCGAACGCTAGAGGCTTATGGTCAAATCGACATCCTTGTGAACAACGCAGGGATCGGGGTCTTCGAGACCGTTGCCGATTCAGATCCGGAGGTATGGACTCAGGTAGTCGCGTCCAACCTCAAAAGCACCTATCTTTGCTCGAAACACGTGCTACCCGCTATGCTGGCGCGTCAATCCGGTCTCATTATAAATGTGTTGTCCATTGCTGCGAAAGTTGCATTCCCAGCCTCAAGTGCGTATTGTGCAGCAAAGGCGGGTGCACTCGCGTTTACAAAGGTTCTGGCGGAGGAGGTACGGAGCGAGAATATCCGTGTCACGGCGGTCTCGCCCGGATCGGTTGACACGCCGTTCTGGAAGGAGATTAACGGGCATCCTGACCTGAATTTGATGTTGAAGCCTGAACATGTCGCAGAGACCATTCTCTTTGTTGCGACGCAGCCGGCTGGCATAGTCACCGACGAAATTGTCGTAACACCACCGCTTGGCATTTTGTGA
- the folE gene encoding GTP cyclohydrolase I FolE: MKIYHADSIDNGTTTADPKLEYIYTQMLESIGEDPTREGVLKTPQRAAKALQFLTQGYDQNVEEVVNDAIFNEEYDEMVIVKDIECYSLCEHHLLPFFGKCHVGYIPHKKIIGLSKIPRIVDMFARRIQVQERLTKQIAEALQDVLNPAGVAVVIEAQHLCMMVRGVQKQHSQTMTNVMLGEFRDKTSTRTEFMRCI; this comes from the coding sequence ATGAAAATTTACCACGCAGACTCAATTGACAACGGAACAACTACCGCCGATCCAAAACTTGAATACATCTATACGCAGATGTTGGAGAGTATTGGTGAAGACCCAACAAGGGAAGGTGTCCTAAAAACACCGCAACGTGCAGCGAAAGCCCTCCAATTCTTGACACAGGGATACGACCAAAATGTCGAAGAAGTTGTGAACGATGCAATCTTCAACGAAGAGTACGACGAAATGGTCATCGTCAAAGACATTGAGTGTTATAGCCTTTGTGAACACCATCTCTTACCATTTTTCGGCAAGTGTCATGTTGGGTATATCCCTCACAAAAAAATCATTGGGCTCAGTAAAATTCCACGGATTGTGGATATGTTCGCCCGCCGCATACAGGTGCAAGAGAGGCTGACGAAGCAGATTGCGGAAGCATTACAGGACGTTTTGAATCCCGCTGGGGTCGCTGTTGTCATTGAAGCACAACATCTGTGCATGATGGTTCGCGGCGTACAGAAGCAGCATTCACAAACCATGACCAACGTGATGCTCGGCGAGTTTCGAGATAAAACCTCGACACGGACGGAGTTCATGAGATGTATTTAG
- a CDS encoding 6-carboxytetrahydropterin synthase: MVYLTKVYEFSASHRLHSPQLSDAENEEIFGKCNNFYGHGHNYALEVTIKGEVDPRTGMVADLDYLDETIEKQVHGRFDHKHLNLDTPEFENLNPTSENFVKVLWKVIEPNLKPIQLHRLRLRETPKNHFDYYGDESS, translated from the coding sequence ATGGTCTATCTCACGAAAGTTTACGAATTCAGTGCATCACACCGATTGCACAGTCCACAACTCAGCGATGCGGAAAACGAGGAAATCTTCGGCAAGTGTAACAATTTCTACGGGCACGGGCACAACTATGCACTTGAAGTGACAATAAAAGGTGAGGTGGACCCAAGAACCGGCATGGTTGCCGATTTAGATTATCTTGATGAAACAATCGAGAAGCAGGTCCACGGCCGATTTGATCATAAGCACCTTAACTTGGACACCCCTGAGTTTGAGAACCTCAATCCAACTTCAGAAAACTTTGTGAAGGTGCTCTGGAAGGTTATTGAACCGAATCTGAAGCCGATTCAGCTACATCGGCTTCGATTGAGAGAAACCCCGAAGAACCACTTTGATTACTACGGAGACGAAAGCAGTTAA
- a CDS encoding 6-carboxytetrahydropterin synthase, translating to MHYLTRQIAFEASHYYRVPELSDAENYALFGVTANPNSHGHNYVVEATVKGRLNPENGMVINITDLDEVLKDEVVAYYDHKHINIQHPTFANDPHLQPTSENLAIQIWYAIEPHLKGTSLHRIRLYEGTDGLSHESLRIQCITPIAQSTTQRCGKRGNLRQV from the coding sequence GTGCACTACCTTACGCGCCAAATCGCTTTTGAAGCCTCACACTACTATCGTGTTCCTGAACTCAGCGATGCGGAAAATTACGCCCTTTTTGGAGTGACCGCCAATCCAAACAGTCATGGGCATAACTACGTCGTAGAAGCGACAGTCAAGGGTAGGCTTAATCCTGAAAATGGGATGGTCATCAACATCACTGATCTGGATGAAGTTCTCAAGGACGAGGTTGTTGCCTACTATGATCATAAACATATCAACATACAACACCCCACCTTCGCGAATGACCCACACCTGCAACCGACAAGTGAGAATTTAGCGATCCAGATTTGGTATGCGATTGAACCGCATCTAAAAGGGACAAGCTTACATCGCATCAGGTTGTATGAGGGGACAGATGGTCTATCTCACGAAAGTTTACGAATTCAGTGCATCACACCGATTGCACAGTCCACAACTCAGCGATGCGGAAAACGAGGAAATCTTCGGCAAGTGTAA
- a CDS encoding phosphotransferase: MITSAEQITPRWLTDRLQQNGHLSQHTVTDVQIGETFESTAAFFTRLKVIYSTESEHRPHADLIFKNYRDGWFGGGIAESVFFNEIVAQMPDPPVFRCYDFDYDRDARQCYFIFEDASVTHTETPPKEEGTFTVTLYKQILDELLKFHTQWWEHPRISQADFLRGRGGPLRMADAATPEIIRTYCEHWRDELLPQFADKAQDELPQEIFDFVHHAINRWERLYAERIKDNKALTFLHGDLHHWNLFYPKNPETDGLYFGDWETYKRGMGPYDLCYLVGGDSSPQRHEIEKDLLRYYHDGLVEGGVVDYSWEDCVYDYRLSVIATLFPPIGWQSVFRFKLRYVHFQDWNCQELLD; this comes from the coding sequence TTGATTACCAGTGCCGAACAGATCACACCACGATGGCTGACGGATCGACTCCAGCAGAACGGGCATCTGTCGCAACACACCGTAACTGACGTACAGATTGGTGAGACATTTGAATCAACCGCCGCCTTCTTTACACGGTTGAAAGTGATCTATTCCACTGAGTCGGAACATCGCCCTCATGCCGATCTAATCTTCAAAAATTATCGGGACGGTTGGTTTGGGGGCGGCATTGCGGAATCAGTCTTTTTCAACGAGATCGTCGCCCAAATGCCCGATCCACCGGTCTTCCGATGCTACGACTTCGATTACGACCGTGATGCCCGTCAATGCTATTTTATCTTTGAAGATGCCTCTGTGACGCACACCGAAACCCCTCCCAAAGAGGAAGGAACGTTCACCGTCACTCTCTACAAGCAGATTCTTGATGAACTGCTGAAGTTTCACACGCAATGGTGGGAGCACCCGCGAATTTCACAAGCCGATTTCCTCCGAGGAAGAGGAGGACCACTCCGCATGGCGGATGCTGCAACCCCCGAAATCATACGAACCTATTGTGAACACTGGAGAGACGAGCTGCTTCCCCAATTTGCAGACAAGGCTCAAGACGAATTACCACAAGAGATATTTGATTTTGTACATCACGCCATCAACCGGTGGGAACGGTTGTATGCCGAACGGATCAAAGATAACAAGGCTTTGACATTTCTACACGGTGACCTGCATCACTGGAATCTCTTTTATCCTAAAAACCCAGAAACAGATGGGCTCTATTTTGGCGATTGGGAAACCTATAAACGAGGGATGGGACCCTATGATCTCTGTTACCTAGTCGGAGGTGATTCCTCACCGCAACGGCATGAAATCGAGAAGGATCTGTTGCGCTACTATCACGATGGTCTTGTCGAAGGCGGAGTGGTAGACTATAGCTGGGAAGATTGTGTCTATGATTACCGGCTATCGGTGATTGCGACCCTCTTCCCTCCGATCGGCTGGCAAAGCGTGTTCCGATTCAAACTCCGATACGTTCATTTTCAGGACTGGAATTGTCAGGAATTACTCGATTGA